The following proteins are co-located in the Chryseobacterium daecheongense genome:
- a CDS encoding amidohydrolase: protein MKADLIVYNGKIHTFNKETPEVSAVAIKDGKIIAVGNDRLADQFADESTELIDLRKKRVVPGINDSHIHLIRGGLNYNLELRWDGIPSLADALRMLKDQVDRTPSPQWVRVVGGWSEFQFAERRMPTLEEINAIAPETPVFILHLYDRALMNRAALKAVGFTKDTPAPAGGHIERDANGEPTGLIIATPNAMILYSTLAKGPKLSYEHQLNSTRHFMTELNRFGITSVIDAGGGFQNFPDDYQVVNELNEKKQLTVRIAYNLFTQKPKHEFEDFSDWIDTVKLYQGDDMYRHNGAGEMLVFSAADFEDFLQPRPDLPENMEADLEKVVRLLVENRWPFRLHATYNESITRFLNVFEKVNRDIPFNGLPWIFDHAETIDEKNIERVKMLGGGIAIQSRMAYQGEYFADRYGSGAAESTPPVKKMLEMGVPVGGGSDATRVSSYNPWVSMYWLTAGKTVGGLQLYHETKLDRSTALELYTKGSAWFSQEQQKKGDIRVGMFADLAVLDQDYFTVDDEEIKNIEAEMTIVDGKIVYAKGTFLSYAPPSIPVLPDWSPTNLYNGYYPAGGHFQKEIEKNAKQDLKAPLTSQIHSCAGSCDIHHHNHNQARMSNVPVNNYHTFWGALGCSCFAF from the coding sequence CTGCAGTGGCCATTAAAGACGGGAAAATTATTGCGGTTGGAAATGACAGACTGGCAGATCAGTTTGCAGATGAATCTACAGAACTTATTGATCTCAGAAAGAAAAGAGTAGTACCGGGAATCAATGATTCTCACATTCACCTGATTCGTGGCGGATTGAATTACAACCTGGAATTAAGATGGGACGGTATTCCCTCACTGGCTGATGCGCTCAGAATGTTAAAAGACCAGGTAGACCGTACGCCTTCTCCGCAATGGGTTCGTGTCGTAGGAGGATGGTCCGAATTCCAGTTTGCAGAAAGAAGGATGCCTACTTTGGAGGAAATTAATGCCATTGCCCCGGAAACGCCTGTTTTTATCCTGCATTTGTACGACAGGGCTTTAATGAACAGGGCAGCATTAAAAGCAGTAGGATTTACCAAAGATACTCCGGCTCCGGCAGGCGGACATATTGAAAGAGATGCTAACGGTGAACCCACAGGGTTGATTATTGCCACACCCAATGCCATGATCTTATACTCAACACTGGCAAAAGGCCCGAAGCTTTCTTACGAACACCAGCTGAATTCCACAAGGCATTTTATGACAGAACTGAACCGCTTCGGAATTACCAGTGTCATTGATGCCGGCGGAGGATTCCAGAATTTTCCGGATGATTATCAGGTGGTGAACGAACTGAATGAGAAAAAACAGCTTACCGTAAGGATCGCCTATAATCTTTTTACCCAGAAACCAAAGCATGAATTTGAAGATTTCAGCGATTGGATCGACACGGTAAAATTATATCAGGGGGATGATATGTACCGTCACAACGGGGCAGGAGAGATGCTGGTATTTTCTGCAGCCGATTTTGAAGATTTTCTTCAGCCAAGACCTGACCTACCTGAAAACATGGAAGCAGATCTCGAAAAAGTAGTCCGTTTACTGGTAGAAAACCGCTGGCCATTCAGACTTCATGCAACCTATAATGAAAGCATCACCCGTTTTTTAAATGTTTTTGAAAAAGTAAACCGGGATATTCCTTTTAATGGTCTTCCATGGATTTTTGATCATGCAGAAACCATTGATGAAAAAAATATCGAAAGGGTAAAAATGCTTGGCGGAGGAATCGCCATCCAGAGCAGAATGGCTTATCAGGGAGAATATTTTGCAGACCGTTATGGTTCCGGCGCCGCAGAAAGTACACCACCCGTAAAAAAAATGCTGGAAATGGGAGTTCCTGTAGGTGGAGGCTCAGATGCCACAAGGGTAAGCAGCTACAATCCGTGGGTTTCCATGTATTGGCTGACCGCAGGTAAAACTGTTGGCGGACTTCAACTGTATCATGAAACAAAGCTGGACAGGTCAACTGCACTGGAACTGTATACAAAAGGCAGCGCATGGTTCTCTCAGGAACAGCAGAAAAAAGGTGATATCAGAGTGGGAATGTTTGCCGATCTGGCAGTTCTTGATCAGGATTATTTCACGGTTGATGATGAAGAGATCAAAAATATTGAAGCGGAAATGACCATTGTAGACGGGAAAATAGTCTATGCCAAAGGAACATTCTTATCTTATGCACCACCATCTATTCCTGTGCTTCCGGACTGGTCTCCCACCAATCTTTACAACGGATATTACCCTGCAGGCGGACATTTTCAGAAAGAAATTGAGAAAAATGCGAAACAGGATTTAAAAGCCCCGCTGACCTCACAAATTCACAGCTGTGCAGGAAGCTGCGATATTCACCATCATAACCATAACCAGGCAAGAATGAGCAATGTGCCCGTTAATAATTACCACACATTCTGGGGAGCTCTAGGCTGTTCGTGCTTTGCCTTTTAA
- a CDS encoding DoxX family protein: MEILKQILSSDLGSPCNDASFLVFRVLLAIQLFRVHGLKKFRLENGQREVIPNPLGLPDQLNAIVASFADLIVPFLIISGLGTRLAVLPTIGVTAIGYFVVHRKDSLEVRDVPFMYTLSLLLILALGAGRYSLDYYLLNIL, translated from the coding sequence ATGGAAATTTTAAAACAGATCCTTTCATCGGATTTAGGCTCACCATGCAATGATGCTTCATTTCTGGTTTTCCGGGTACTCCTTGCCATTCAGCTGTTCAGAGTCCATGGTTTAAAGAAATTCAGGTTGGAAAACGGGCAAAGGGAAGTCATTCCAAACCCTCTGGGATTGCCTGATCAACTCAATGCCATAGTCGCTTCATTTGCTGATCTGATAGTTCCGTTTCTGATTATTTCAGGATTGGGAACCAGGCTTGCGGTTTTACCGACCATTGGTGTGACGGCTATCGGATATTTTGTGGTTCATAGAAAGGATTCATTGGAAGTGCGGGATGTTCCTTTTATGTACACCCTTTCCCTGTTACTGATTCTTGCATTGGGTGCAGGAAGATATTCACTTGATTATTACTTATTAAATATTTTATAA